The uncultured Methanolobus sp. sequence AATGGAGCAATCTTACTATGTGGCGGACTTGGCGGAGTTATGGAAGCATCTGCAAAGGGTGCTAAAAAAGAATCCGGTACAACCGTTGGTCTTCTTCCGGGTGACAGCCGCAAAAATGCAAATCCTTACATTGATATTGCTATTGTTACTGAAATGGGGCATGCAAGGAATGTGATTATTGCGCGCTCTGCTGATGCTCTTGTAGCGGTAGGCGGGGAATACGGCACGCTCTCGGAGATTGCACATTCACTTAAGATGGGCAAAACGGTAGTGACCCTGAATTCCAGATGGGAAATAGAAGGTACTGTCAGGGCAAATGACCCGAAAGATGCTGTAAAGATTGCCCTGGACAGCATACATAAAAAGCACTAATTCGAACTTTGTAGAATTCCTGTATTATATTAGTGACAATGATTTTTTTTTATTCCCACAAAAACGATCTGTAATCTAAAAATAAAGCATCCATCCGCCGAAGGCGGCACGTTCCGATGCTTCCACACAGAAGATAATTACATTTATAGTGGAATTTTTACTGAATACCTGCAAATAAAGTATATCTGTGCATTTTGCAGATAATTTTGTTTCATGTTGTGGGAAAACGCCGGCTTCGCCGTACCCTTCGGGATTAATCAAGTTATTCATAATCCGATACATCATATTGATTTGACAAAACCGGTCTACTTTCCTCTAATTTTCCACGGAAGGATTTCTGCAGAGTCATTCTTTCGCTGATTTTCCAATTGCGATCAAAATTCAACATCAATCCCAATCGGGCAATGATCCGACCCCATTACATCCGGCAGTATGAACGCATCTTTGATGTTGTCCCTTATATTATCACTTGCAAAGAAGTAATCGATTCTCCAGCCAACATTTCTTTCCCTGGCTCTTGTTCTCATGCTCCACCAGGTATATTTCTCGGGTTCTTCATTGAAAAGCCTGAAAGTGTCCACGTATCCGTTGTCAAGTAGCTTATCTATCCATGCGCGTTCTTCAGGAAGGAACCCTGACACTTTTTCGTTGTCTTTTGGGCGGGCAAGATCTATCTCTTTGTGTGCAGTGTTCACATCACCACAGACGATTATTCTTTTACCTTTTGATCTAAGAGTATTAGCATACTCAAGGAAAGCATCGTAGAATTCCATCTTATAGTCCAGCCTTTCAGCTGATGCTTTACCGTTTGGGAAGTATATATTAAAGAGCACAAAGTCTCCGAAGTCAGCTATTTGTGTACGCCCCTCGCTGTCAAATTTCTCTATTCCAAAGCCGCACTTTATATTTTCTGGCTCTTTTTTGGTGTACAGCGCAACACCGCTGTACCCCTTTTTTTTAGCAGAGGCAAAGTAATTATAATATCCATCTGTTTTGAGGAGTTCTGTCGGAAGCTGTTCCCTGCGTGCTTTTGTTTCCTGGATACAGAGTACATCAGGTTTCTCTTCATTGAACCAGTCAAGGAAACCTTTCTTATGAACTGCCCTTATACCATTTACATTCCATGAAATTATCCTGATCTTATTCATGTTATCTCTCCGGGATTTTGATAATTATTTGATAACTTATCTGTTAAGTAACTTGCTCAATAAGCTCTGTTTTTGCTTACTGAATTGGTTTTTAGGTGTTATAATTTGAAATATATATTTTTAAATAGGTTGAATTACTAAATGAGAACAAAGCTTAAATAATAATAATTCTTATTTAGCATTCGTTCTTACATGTGGTGTGTTAAGATCAAGAAAAAGCGAAGAGTGTTCAAAAATGAAAAAAACAGACATCAAATACACAAACCAGCGGATTGAGATATTGGATTTCCTCAAGGAATTTGATGGTCATCCGACTGTAGATGATGTCTATGGGGGAGTGAGACAAAAACTGACCCGCATCAGCAAGGCCACGGTTTATAACAACCTGAAGTTCCTTGCTGAAAAGGGATTGATAAAGGAGGTGAATGTTAAGGGGGTTTCGAGGTTTGAAGCGAATTTGGTGCCTCACCATCATACAATATGCCTCGAGTGTGGAGAAATTACGGACTATGAATCAGAAGAGCTTAGCGAATATGCTATGAAAATAGCAGAAGATATAGATGACTTCAATATAGAATCAGCAGACACTAACTTTTACGGAATTTGTAAGAAATGTATGGAGATGGAGTAATATGGAAGAAGAAATAGTAACAATGCCACTTATTGGCGACAACGCACCAAGCTTTAAAGCAGTGACAACCAACGGAGAAATCAATTTCCCAAAGGACTACAAAGGTAAGTGGGTAATCCTTTTCAGTCACCCGGCGGACTTTACACCGGTATGTACAACTGAATTTATGACATTCGCAACTATGCATGATGAATTCAGGGAACTGAATACCGAACTTATCGGACTTTCCATCGACAGTATATATGCACACATTGCATGGCTGCGCACAATCAAAGAGAAGATCGAGTATAAGGGAATGAAGGATGTAGAAGTAACCTTCCCTGTAATTGAAGACCTTAAGATGGAAGTTGCAAAGAAGTTCGGAATGCTGCAGCCAAACGCCTCCACAACGCAGGCTGTCAGGGCAGTCTTCATTATGGATCCAAAGGCAACTATCAGGGCTATCCTCTACTATCCTCTGTCTAACGGAAGGAACA is a genomic window containing:
- a CDS encoding TIGR00725 family protein → MIQIGVIGAGSCDRELAALAEEVGAEIARNGAILLCGGLGGVMEASAKGAKKESGTTVGLLPGDSRKNANPYIDIAIVTEMGHARNVIIARSADALVAVGGEYGTLSEIAHSLKMGKTVVTLNSRWEIEGTVRANDPKDAVKIALDSIHKKH
- the xth gene encoding exodeoxyribonuclease III — its product is MNKIRIISWNVNGIRAVHKKGFLDWFNEEKPDVLCIQETKARREQLPTELLKTDGYYNYFASAKKKGYSGVALYTKKEPENIKCGFGIEKFDSEGRTQIADFGDFVLFNIYFPNGKASAERLDYKMEFYDAFLEYANTLRSKGKRIIVCGDVNTAHKEIDLARPKDNEKVSGFLPEERAWIDKLLDNGYVDTFRLFNEEPEKYTWWSMRTRARERNVGWRIDYFFASDNIRDNIKDAFILPDVMGSDHCPIGIDVEF
- a CDS encoding Fur family transcriptional regulator; this translates as MKKTDIKYTNQRIEILDFLKEFDGHPTVDDVYGGVRQKLTRISKATVYNNLKFLAEKGLIKEVNVKGVSRFEANLVPHHHTICLECGEITDYESEELSEYAMKIAEDIDDFNIESADTNFYGICKKCMEME
- a CDS encoding peroxiredoxin, with translation MEEEIVTMPLIGDNAPSFKAVTTNGEINFPKDYKGKWVILFSHPADFTPVCTTEFMTFATMHDEFRELNTELIGLSIDSIYAHIAWLRTIKEKIEYKGMKDVEVTFPVIEDLKMEVAKKFGMLQPNASTTQAVRAVFIMDPKATIRAILYYPLSNGRNMDEIKRLVIAMQKSDAENIATPANWQPGDDVIIPPPGSCGTAKERVESKEEGKYCLDWFMCLKKQS